A portion of the Meleagris gallopavo isolate NT-WF06-2002-E0010 breed Aviagen turkey brand Nicholas breeding stock chromosome 16, Turkey_5.1, whole genome shotgun sequence genome contains these proteins:
- the KDM8 gene encoding bifunctional peptidase and arginyl-hydroxylase JMJD5, translating to MRHQALPRQQAAPRAVTPRRGVGTTRPPDVTTPLPRRLYVRKKTRMFHGGVLLQRARTEPPPAPAVRPEDAVPHERCPSLERFRDRYLIPQKPVVLEGIIDHWPCMKKWSVDYVCQVAGCRTVPVELGSRYTDEEWSQKLMTVNDFISQYIVNENNIGYLAQHQLFDQIPELKEDISIPDYCCLGEGQEDDITINAWFGPAGTISPLHQDPQQNFLAQVFGRKYIRLYSPQDSENLYPHESQLLHNTSQVDVEDPDLTKFPNFRKAAFQSCILMPGQVLFIPVKYWHYVRSLDISFSVSFWWS from the exons ATGAGGCACCAAGCGCTACCGAGACAGCAGGCGGCACCGCGCGCCGTGACGCCACGGCGTGGCGTAGGAACCACCCGGCCTCCGGACGTCACCACGCCGCTCCCACGGCGCCTTTACGTCAGGAAGAAAACCCGGAT GTTCCACGGCGGCGTTCTGTTACAGAGGGCGCGGACTGAGCCCCCACCGGCGCCGGCCGTACGGCCCGAGGATGCGGTGCCGCACGAGCGCTGCCCCTCGCTGGAGCGCTTCCGAGACCGCTATCTGATTCCGCAGAAGCCCGTCGTCTTAGAGGGGATTATTGACCACTGGCCGTGCATGAAGAAGTGGAG CGTGGACTATGTTTGTCAGGTCGCTGGGTGCCGCACAGTCCCCGTAGAATTGGGTTCCCGGTACACAGATGAGGAATGGTCTCAGAAGCTCATGACCGTCAATGATTTCATCAGCCAGTATATTGTGAATGAG AACAACATAGGATACCTTGCCCAGCACCAGCTTTTTGATCAG ATCCCAGAATTGAAAGAGGATATCAGTATTCCTGACTACTGCTGCCTGGGGGAAGGGCAGGAAGATGACATCACCATTAACGCATGGTTTGGGCCAGCAGGCACTATCTCACCTCTTCATCAAGATCCCCAGCAAAATTTTTTAGCCCAG gtatttggaagaaaatatatcCGTCTTTATTCACCACAAGATTCAGAAAATCTGTACCCACATGAGAGCCAACTTCTTCACAACACCAGTCAG gtTGATGTAGAAGATCCTGACTTAACAAAATTCCCCAACTTTAGAAAGGCTGCATTTCAGTCCTGTATTCTGATGCCTGGACAGGTCCTGTTTATCCCAGTTAAATACTGGCACTACGTACGATCTCTTGATATTAGCTTCTCTGTCAGTTTCTGGTGGTCATAA
- the NSMCE1 gene encoding non-structural maintenance of chromosomes element 1 homolog isoform X1, translated as MAAQMSDAHRRFLQVLMSHGIMEGAEARKLHRHCCEISKVYCAQDKLDDFVSTINNQLQPLFMQIRKGMSEVDGRSHYALVNMAETEITKMASDYAENELELFRKTMDLIILSENGFASSVDILNCADQLKTKKMKKKEAEQVLKIFVDDKWLSERDGEYTLHTRCIIEMEQYILSTYPDIAKKCNICHSLAIQSQACETCGTRMHLPCVAKYFKTQSKPRCPQCNDFWP; from the exons ATGGCGGCTCAGATGTCCGATGCTCATCGACGGTTCTTGCAGGTCCTGATGTCACATGGGATCATGGAGGGAGCAGAGGCTAGGAAATTACACAGGCACTGCTGTGAGATCAGTAAAG tctaCTGTGCACAAGATAAACTGGATGATTTCGTCAGTACCATCAACAACCAGCTACAGCCTTTGTTCATGCAGATCCGGAAAGGAATGTCTGAAGTTGATGGCAGATCACATTATGCCTTG gTGAATATGGCAGAAACTGAAATTACTAAAATGGCATCTGACTATGCAGAAAATGAACTAGAATTGTTCAGAAAAACG ATGGACCTAATCATTTTATCAGAAAATGGTTTTGCCTCTTCTGTGGATATTTTAAACTGTGCTGACCAactgaagacaaagaaaatgaagaaaaaggaagcagaacaaGTGCTGAAAATTTTTGTGGATGATAAGTGGCTCTCTGAG AGAGATGGGGAATATACTCTGCACACTCGCTGCATAATCGAGATGGAACAATACATTCTCAGCACCTATCCAGATATAGCAAAGAAGTGTAATATTTGTCACAGCCTTGCCATCCAG AGCCAAGCATGCGAAACCTGTGGAACTAGAATGCATTTACCTTGCGTTGCAAAGTACTTCAAAACTCAGTCTAAACCACGATGTCCTCAGTGTAACGATTTCTGGCCTTAG
- the NSMCE1 gene encoding non-structural maintenance of chromosomes element 1 homolog isoform X2, with product MAAQMSDAHRRFLQVLMSHGIMEGAEARKLHRHCCEISKVYCAQDKLDDFVSTINNQLQPLFMQIRKGMSEVDGRSHYALVNMAETEITKMASDYAENELELFRKTMDLIILSENGFASSVDILNCADQLKTKKMKKKEAEQVLKIFVDDKWLSESQACETCGTRMHLPCVAKYFKTQSKPRCPQCNDFWP from the exons ATGGCGGCTCAGATGTCCGATGCTCATCGACGGTTCTTGCAGGTCCTGATGTCACATGGGATCATGGAGGGAGCAGAGGCTAGGAAATTACACAGGCACTGCTGTGAGATCAGTAAAG tctaCTGTGCACAAGATAAACTGGATGATTTCGTCAGTACCATCAACAACCAGCTACAGCCTTTGTTCATGCAGATCCGGAAAGGAATGTCTGAAGTTGATGGCAGATCACATTATGCCTTG gTGAATATGGCAGAAACTGAAATTACTAAAATGGCATCTGACTATGCAGAAAATGAACTAGAATTGTTCAGAAAAACG ATGGACCTAATCATTTTATCAGAAAATGGTTTTGCCTCTTCTGTGGATATTTTAAACTGTGCTGACCAactgaagacaaagaaaatgaagaaaaaggaagcagaacaaGTGCTGAAAATTTTTGTGGATGATAAGTGGCTCTCTGAG AGCCAAGCATGCGAAACCTGTGGAACTAGAATGCATTTACCTTGCGTTGCAAAGTACTTCAAAACTCAGTCTAAACCACGATGTCCTCAGTGTAACGATTTCTGGCCTTAG